In a genomic window of Chrysemys picta bellii isolate R12L10 chromosome 1, ASM1138683v2, whole genome shotgun sequence:
- the PWP2 gene encoding periodic tryptophan protein 2 homolog, with the protein MKFAYRFSNLLGTVYRRGNLHFTPDGNCVISPVGNRITVFDLKNNKSETLPLATRHNITCVGLSPDGSLAILVDEEGAALLVSLIGKSVIHQFHFQKPVHCVCFSPDGRKFVITKDNVALMYHAPGKKREFNAFVLDKTYYGPYDETTCIDWTDDSKCFAIGSKDMSTWVFGAERWVNLIYYSLGGHKDAIVACFFEENSLDLYTISQDGALCVWQCDTDLDGLKPRPPKDRAEDKNESIEDLGEEFIEEPKGEEIHGKATTNEKERRDKVKYSRAAKYFFNKEGDFNNLTSAAYHKKMHLLVTGFASGIFHLHELPEFNLIHSLSISDQRIATVSINCTGDWIAFGCSGLGQLLVWEWQSESYVLKQQGHFNSMVSLAYSPDGQYLVTGGDDGKVKVWNTSSSFCFVTFTEHTSSISAVTFTSTGYVILSASLDGTVRAFDLHRYRNFRTFTSPRPAQFSCLAVDSSGEIISAGSQDSFDIFVWSMQSGRLLDVLSGHEGPISSLCFNPMKSILGSASWDKTVRLWDMFDSWRTKETLTLNSDVLVVAFRPDGNELAVAALDGQITFWDHENAVQTGSIEGRHDLQMGRKELDKITAKQSAKAKSFTTLCYSADGQSILAGGLSKFVCIYHVKEQILMKKFEISCNLSLDAMEEYLDRRKMTEFGSMALIDDGAGDEDGVAIALPGVKRGDLSSRHFKPEIRVTCLRFSPTGRSWAATTTEGLLIYSLDSGLIFDPFELDIDITPSSVRKVLSQKEYTMAIVMAFRLNEKKLIQEVIETIPCNEVDVVCSSLPELYVKKVLEFLASALETSHHLEFYLTWAQRLLMLHGQKLKTRSGKLLPMIQFLQKSIQRHFEDVSKLCEWNRYNIKYALAISQQRGMKRPAETSVSEEELEDSNSDYLMEEATTHS; encoded by the exons ATGAAGTTCGCTTACAGG TTCTCTAACTTGCTGGGCACTGTTTATCGGCGTGGGAACCTACATTTCACTCCAGATGGTAATTGCGTCATCAGCCCCGTCGGGAACAGAATCACCGTCTTTGACCTGAAAAA taatAAGTCAGAAACATTACCATTGGCAACACGGCACAATATCACATGTGTGGGGCTCTCTCCAGATGGAAGTCTTGCCATATTAGTTGATGAag agGGAGCTGCCTTGCTTGTCAGTTTGATTGGTAAATCTGTGATACATCAGTTCCATTTTCAGAAGCCAGTGCACTGTGTCTGCTTTTCCCCAGATGGCAG GAAATTCGTGATCACAAAGGACAATGTTGCTCTTATGTACCATGCCCCTGGGAAGAAACGAGAATTTAATGCCTTTGTTCTGGACAAAACTTACTATGGTCCATACGATGAAACAACATGCATTGACTGGACTGATGATTCCAA gtGTTTTGCAATCGGTAGCAAGGATATGTCCACATGGGTGTTTGGAGCTGAGCGATGGGTTAACCTGATCTATTACTCTCTGGGAGGGCATAAAGATGCAATCGTAGCCTGCTTTTTTGAAGAGAATAGTCTAGAT CTGTAcacaattagccaggatggggccCTGTGTGTGTGGCAATGTGATACAGACTTGGATGGTCTGAAGCCCAGGCCGCCCAAAGACAGAGCAGAAGATAAGAATGAATCAATAGAAGACCTGGGTGAAGAGTTTATTGAAGAGCCCAAGGGTGAGGAGATTCATGGAAAAGCCActacaaatgaaaaagaaaggagagataAAGTGAAATATTCACGTGCTGCAAA GTACTTTTTCAACAAAGAAGGAGATTTTAATAACCTGACATCTGCAGCTTATCACAAGAAAATGCACCTTCTGGTCACTGGTTTTGCTTCTGGAATTTTTCACCTACATGAGCTTCCAGAGTTCAACCTTATCCATTCCTTAAG TATTTCAGACCAGAGGATTGCCACTGTTTCTATCAACTGCACTGGTGACTGGATTGCTTTTGGATGTTCAG GTCTGGGTCAGCTGCTGGTGTGGGAATGGCAAAGTGAGTCTTACGTGCTGAAGCAGCAGGGCCATTTCAACAGTATGGTCTCATTGGCATATTCTCCAGATGGACAATACTTAGTTACTGGCGGGGATGATGGGAAA GTGAAAGTTTGGAACACCAGTAGCAGCTTCTGCTTTGTCACTTTTACGGAGCATACCAGCAGCATCTCTGCTGTAACTTTTACCTCCACCGGTTATGTCATTCTGAGTGCTTCCCTGGATGGAACAGTGCGAGCCTTTGATCTTCACAG ATATCGCAATTTCCGTACCTTCACTTCTCCACGACCAGCCCAGTTCTCTTGCTTAGCAGTGGACTCCAGTGGTGAGATTATTTCAGCTGGTTCCCAGGACTCGTTTGACATATTTGTCTGGTCAATGCAGAGTGGCAGACTGTTAGAT GTCTTATCAGGTCATGAAGGTCCCATCAGTAGTCTGTGTTTTAACCCAATGAAGAGTATCTTAGGTAGTGCCTCTTGGGATAAAACGGTCAGACTCTGGGATATGTTTGATAGCTGGAGAACCAAGGAGACACTAACACTGAACTCAGATG TTCTTGTTGTTGCTTTCCGCCCTGATGGCAATGAGCTTGCGGTTGCTGCCCTGGATGGACAGATAACTTTCTGGGATCATGAAAATGCAGTGCAGACCGGATCAATTGAAGGAAGACACGACCTTCAGATGGGAAGAAAAGAGTTGGACAAAATAACAGCCAAACAATCTGCTAAGGCAAA ATCTTTCACTACTCTGTGTTATTCAGCTGATGGCCAATCTATTCTGGCAGGAGGATTATCAAAGTTTGTCTGTATTTATCATGTGAAGGAACAGATTCTTATGAAGAAATTTGAAATCTCATGTAATCTTTCCTTAGATGCAATGGAG GAGTACTTGGATCGTAGGAAAATGACTGAATTTGGCAGCATGGCGCTGATTGatgatggggctggggatgaggatggTGTTGCCATTGCTCTTCCAGGTGTAAAGAGAG GTGACTTGAGTTCTCGGCACTTTAAACCAGAGATAAGAGTGACATGCCTCCGTTTCTCTCCTACTG GACGAAGCTGGGCAGCGACCACCACAGAAGGCCTTCTCATCTACTCACTAGACTCCGGACTAATCTTTGATCCATTTGAGTTGGACATTGACATCACACCTAGCAGTGTGCGCAAAGTGCTGAGTCAGAAGGAGTACACCATGGCCATCGTCATGGCCTTCCGACTGAATGAAAAGAAATTAATTCAGGAGGTCATAGAGACTATACCGTGTAATGAAG ttgaTGTTGTCTGCTCATCGCTCCCAGAGCTGTATGTGAAAAAGGTGCTGGAGTTTCTAGCCTCTGCCTTGGAGACATCTCATCACTTGGAATTCTATCTTACTTGGGCTCAGCGGTTACTGATGCTACACGGACAGAAGTTAAAAACAAG GTCAGGGAAGCTGCTGCCCATGATTCAGTTCCTTCAGAAGAGCATCCAGCGTCACTTTGAAGATGTTTCTAAACT